The proteins below are encoded in one region of Ornithinimicrobium avium:
- the deoC gene encoding deoxyribose-phosphate aldolase encodes MTTTPDTVAVTAADQEARARDVLGVSRLTDTALTSWLHGLPGVDQVGCEARAAALGTRSIKTTSKAWAIDLAISMIDLTTLEGADTPGKVRGLCTKALSPLPSDPSTPRPAAVCVYGDMVATARATLGASDVKVAAVATAFPSGRASLPVKLADTRYAVEAGADEIDMVIDRGAFLSGDHVTVFEQIVAVKEACGDARLKVILETGELVTYDNVRRASWLAMLAGADFIKTSTGKVAPAATLPVTVVMLEAVRDWLALTGRMVGVKPAGGIRTSKDAIKFLVAVNEVAGEAWLSDEWFRFGASSLLNDLLLQRQRMSTGAYSGADYIPDDSPSLY; translated from the coding sequence GTGACCACAACCCCTGACACCGTCGCCGTGACCGCCGCGGACCAGGAGGCCCGGGCCCGCGACGTCCTGGGCGTGTCGCGCCTGACCGACACCGCCCTGACCTCGTGGCTGCACGGGCTGCCCGGCGTGGACCAGGTCGGGTGCGAGGCCCGCGCCGCCGCGCTCGGCACCCGCTCCATCAAGACGACCTCCAAGGCCTGGGCGATCGACCTGGCGATCTCGATGATCGACCTGACCACGCTCGAGGGCGCGGACACCCCCGGCAAGGTCCGCGGCCTGTGCACCAAGGCCCTCTCGCCGCTGCCCTCCGACCCCAGCACGCCGCGGCCGGCGGCCGTCTGCGTCTACGGCGACATGGTCGCCACCGCCAGGGCGACCCTCGGCGCCAGCGACGTCAAGGTCGCGGCGGTCGCCACCGCCTTCCCCAGCGGCCGGGCCAGCCTCCCGGTCAAGCTGGCGGACACCCGGTACGCCGTGGAGGCCGGCGCCGACGAGATCGACATGGTGATCGACCGTGGCGCGTTCCTCTCCGGTGACCACGTGACCGTCTTCGAGCAGATCGTCGCCGTCAAGGAGGCCTGCGGCGACGCGCGGCTCAAGGTCATCCTGGAGACCGGTGAGCTGGTCACCTACGACAACGTGCGCCGCGCCAGCTGGCTGGCGATGCTCGCGGGCGCCGACTTCATCAAGACCAGCACCGGCAAGGTCGCGCCCGCCGCCACCCTCCCGGTCACCGTGGTCATGCTCGAGGCGGTGCGCGACTGGCTGGCCCTGACCGGGCGGATGGTGGGCGTCAAGCCGGCCGGTGGCATCCGCACCAGCAAGGACGCCATCAAGTTCCTCGTCGCGGTCAACGAGGTCGCCGGGGAGGCGTGGCTGTCGGACGAGTGGTTCCGCTTCGGCGCCTCCAGCCTCCTCAACGACCTGCTGCTGCAGCGCCAGCGGATGAGCACCGGTGCCTACTCCGGCGCCGACTACATCCCCGACGACTCGCCCAGCCTCTACTGA
- a CDS encoding BMP family lipoprotein produces the protein MRRVLKLAALGAAATLSLSACGQAPDSADSTTSESNADAGDTSGAEQGAEQTEAAGDNKDFKACMVSDSGGFDDQSFNQSGKEGLDTVAADLGIEAVEVESQADTDYTTNVNNLVQQDCNIVIGVGFLLEDAIQAAAEDNPDTNFALIDSAFSDADFQPVEIDNAKPILFNTAEASFLAGYLAAGMSESGTVATFGGLKIPSVSIFMDGFSDGVDKYNEDNGTDVNLLGWDKEAQDGSFSGDFENQSQGQTLTEQFISQGADIIMPVAGPVGLGAAAAASSADGVKLVWVDSDGFVTASEYGDLMLTSVMKQIGAAVETTVTDTVEGGFTNEPYVGTLENEGVGLAPYHDFEGDVPQELTDKIEEYKQQIISGDLVIETPNAPQQ, from the coding sequence GTGCGTCGGGTTCTCAAGCTCGCGGCCCTGGGTGCGGCCGCCACTCTCTCGTTGTCAGCCTGCGGCCAGGCGCCGGACAGCGCAGACAGCACCACCAGCGAGTCCAACGCCGACGCCGGCGACACCTCGGGCGCCGAGCAGGGCGCCGAGCAGACCGAGGCGGCCGGAGACAACAAGGACTTCAAGGCCTGCATGGTCTCCGACTCCGGCGGTTTCGACGACCAGTCGTTCAACCAGTCCGGCAAGGAGGGCCTCGACACCGTGGCCGCAGATCTCGGGATCGAGGCGGTCGAGGTCGAGTCGCAGGCCGACACGGACTACACCACCAACGTCAACAACCTCGTCCAGCAGGACTGCAACATCGTCATCGGCGTCGGCTTCCTCCTCGAGGACGCCATCCAGGCCGCGGCCGAGGACAACCCGGACACCAACTTCGCGCTCATCGACTCCGCCTTCAGCGATGCCGACTTCCAGCCGGTGGAGATCGACAACGCCAAGCCGATCCTCTTCAACACCGCCGAGGCCAGCTTCCTGGCCGGTTACCTGGCGGCGGGCATGTCCGAGAGTGGCACGGTCGCCACCTTCGGCGGCCTGAAGATCCCGTCGGTCTCCATCTTCATGGACGGCTTCTCCGACGGCGTCGACAAGTACAACGAGGACAACGGCACCGACGTCAACCTCCTCGGCTGGGACAAGGAGGCCCAGGACGGCTCCTTCTCCGGCGACTTCGAGAACCAGAGCCAGGGTCAGACCCTGACCGAGCAGTTCATCTCCCAGGGCGCCGACATCATCATGCCGGTCGCCGGACCGGTGGGCCTGGGTGCCGCCGCGGCGGCCTCCTCCGCCGACGGCGTCAAGCTGGTGTGGGTCGACTCGGACGGCTTCGTGACCGCCTCGGAGTACGGCGACCTGATGCTGACCTCGGTGATGAAGCAGATCGGCGCCGCGGTCGAGACCACCGTCACCGACACCGTCGAGGGTGGCTTCACCAACGAGCCCTACGTGGGCACCCTGGAGAACGAGGGCGTCGGCCTGGCCCCGTACCACGACTTCGAGGGTGACGTCCCGCAGGAGCTCACCGACAAGATCGAGGAGTACAAGCAGCAGATCATCTCCGGCGACCTCGTCATCGAGACGCCGAACGCGCCGCAGCAGTGA
- a CDS encoding ABC transporter permease yields MSDQTGPGRPTGSDAGEEQSVLAAPPGETGSDQGPTHREQDRPTVLHQILSGSALMSVLAVVLAMLIGGLLIAFADQDVRDAASYFFARPTDLLSAAWTSMTDAYIALFRGSVFDWRAGTLAGMVKPFTESMVFSIPLILAGLGIAVGFRAGLFNIGAQGQIVVGAIVAAWLGFAFDLPPVIHLLVAILGGLIGGAVWGGIPGLLKARFGANEVIVTIMLNYVAVYLISYILKQPSFNPGRTGQRSPAIAADATYPLLVPQWLWPGNGFRLHWGFVVAILATLAVWWLMERSTIGFEIRAVGASPAAARTAGMSVGRTTIITMVVAGALAGLAAGGQVMGTERSLTAGVAASFGFDAITVALLGRSRPWGTFFAGLLFGGLKAGGFLMQSLTATPIDIVLVVQSLIVLLIAAPPLVRSIFRLPDPDRPRRRRAAPATTEASA; encoded by the coding sequence GTGAGCGACCAGACCGGGCCGGGGCGGCCCACCGGGTCCGACGCGGGCGAGGAGCAGTCGGTCCTCGCGGCCCCGCCGGGGGAGACGGGCAGCGACCAGGGTCCCACCCACCGCGAGCAGGACCGTCCCACGGTGCTGCACCAGATCCTCTCCGGCAGCGCGCTGATGTCGGTGCTGGCGGTCGTGCTGGCGATGCTGATCGGCGGGCTGCTCATCGCCTTCGCCGACCAGGACGTCCGGGACGCCGCGAGCTACTTCTTCGCGCGTCCCACGGACCTGCTCTCGGCGGCGTGGACGTCGATGACCGACGCCTACATCGCGCTGTTCCGCGGGTCGGTCTTCGACTGGCGGGCGGGCACCCTGGCCGGGATGGTCAAGCCGTTCACCGAGTCCATGGTGTTCTCCATCCCGCTGATCCTGGCCGGGCTGGGCATCGCCGTGGGCTTCCGGGCCGGCCTGTTCAACATCGGTGCCCAGGGCCAGATCGTCGTCGGCGCGATCGTGGCCGCCTGGCTCGGCTTCGCCTTCGACCTGCCGCCGGTCATCCACCTGCTCGTCGCGATCCTCGGCGGACTGATCGGCGGCGCGGTCTGGGGCGGCATCCCCGGGCTGCTCAAGGCCCGTTTCGGTGCCAACGAGGTGATCGTGACGATCATGCTCAACTACGTCGCGGTGTACCTGATCAGCTACATCCTCAAGCAGCCGTCCTTCAACCCGGGTCGCACCGGTCAGCGCAGCCCGGCGATCGCCGCCGACGCGACCTACCCGTTGCTCGTGCCGCAGTGGCTGTGGCCGGGCAACGGCTTCCGCCTGCACTGGGGTTTCGTCGTGGCGATCCTGGCCACCCTGGCGGTGTGGTGGCTGATGGAGCGCTCCACGATCGGCTTCGAGATCCGCGCGGTCGGCGCCAGCCCCGCGGCCGCGCGCACCGCAGGCATGTCGGTGGGCCGCACCACGATCATCACCATGGTCGTCGCCGGTGCCCTCGCCGGGCTCGCCGCCGGCGGGCAGGTGATGGGCACCGAACGCTCGCTCACCGCCGGCGTGGCCGCCTCCTTCGGCTTCGACGCCATCACGGTGGCGCTGCTGGGACGTTCGCGACCCTGGGGCACCTTCTTCGCCGGGCTGCTCTTCGGGGGGCTCAAGGCCGGCGGGTTCCTCATGCAGTCGCTGACCGCCACCCCGATCGACATCGTGCTGGTGGTGCAGTCACTCATCGTCCTGCTGATCGCGGCGCCACCGCTGGTCCGCTCCATCTTCCGGCTGCCCGATCCCGACCGGCCACGGCGACGAAGGGCCGCTCCTGCGACCACGGAGGCTTCGGCATGA
- a CDS encoding aldehyde dehydrogenase family protein has product MADSRVDVRKTYKLYIGGKFPRSESGRSYEVYAAPRGSRTSASRTDPPFLANVAQGSRKDARDAVVAARKAQPGWAGATAYNRGQVLYRVAEVMEGRRDQFVAEVRAAEGLTPARAEAAVSAAIDRWVWYAGWSDKYTQVDGALNPVAGPYFNISASEPTGVVAVLAPQRSSLLGLVSAVAPVIVSGNTAVVLTSQERPIPAITLAEALATSDVPGGVVNIITGRTAEVAPWLASHRDVNAIDLTGAAGVEDLSWGQLEAAAAENVKRVLRPAGDGPAAVEPDFVPVPDLTRLRTFQETKTVWHPKGV; this is encoded by the coding sequence ATGGCCGATTCTCGAGTCGACGTGCGCAAGACCTACAAGCTCTACATCGGGGGCAAGTTCCCCCGCAGCGAGTCGGGCCGCTCCTACGAGGTGTATGCCGCTCCGCGCGGCTCGCGCACCTCCGCCTCGCGGACCGACCCGCCGTTCCTCGCCAACGTCGCCCAGGGCTCGCGCAAGGACGCCCGCGACGCGGTCGTGGCGGCCCGCAAGGCTCAGCCCGGCTGGGCCGGCGCCACCGCCTACAACCGCGGCCAGGTGCTCTACCGGGTGGCCGAGGTGATGGAGGGCCGCCGCGACCAGTTCGTGGCCGAGGTCCGCGCCGCGGAGGGGCTGACGCCCGCGCGGGCCGAGGCCGCGGTGTCGGCCGCGATCGACCGGTGGGTCTGGTACGCCGGCTGGTCGGACAAGTACACCCAGGTCGACGGGGCGCTCAACCCGGTCGCCGGCCCCTACTTCAACATCTCCGCCTCCGAGCCCACCGGTGTCGTGGCGGTGCTCGCCCCGCAGCGGTCCTCGCTGCTCGGCCTGGTCTCCGCCGTCGCCCCGGTGATCGTCTCGGGCAACACCGCGGTGGTCCTGACCTCGCAGGAGCGGCCGATCCCCGCGATCACGCTGGCCGAGGCGCTGGCCACCTCCGACGTGCCCGGCGGCGTGGTCAACATCATCACCGGCCGGACCGCCGAGGTCGCCCCCTGGCTGGCCTCGCACCGTGACGTCAACGCCATCGACCTCACCGGCGCCGCCGGTGTCGAGGACCTGTCGTGGGGCCAGCTGGAGGCGGCCGCCGCCGAGAACGTCAAGCGGGTCCTGCGCCCGGCCGGCGACGGGCCCGCGGCCGTCGAGCCCGATTTCGTGCCGGTGCCCGACCTGACCCGCCTGCGCACCTTCCAGGAGACCAAGACCGTCTGGCACCCGAAGGGCGTGTAA
- a CDS encoding thymidine phosphorylase, translating into MSESFDAVDIIRTKRDRGELSTDEIAWVVDAYTREVVADEQMASLAMAILLNGMTRREISDWTAAMIASGERMDFSSLSRPTADKHSTGGVGDKITLPLAPLVAACGVAVPQLSGRGLGHTGGTLDKLEAVPGWRAALSNEEILAQLEDVGAVICAAGSGLAPADKRLYSLRDVTGTVEAIPLIASSIMSKKIAEGTGALVLDVKVGSGAFMKTESDARELAQTMVALGTDAGVRTVALLTDMSTPLGRTAGNGLEVRESVEVLAGGGPADVVELTLALAREMVAGAGVTDVDPADALADGRAMDVWRRMISAQGGDPDAPLPTAKETHVVTADADGVLTRLDAFSVGVAAWRLGAGRARKEDPVQAAAGVELHAKPGERVRGGQPLVTLHTDTPQRFARAVEALEGAWDIGSRGTADGRRDIVIDRIA; encoded by the coding sequence ATGAGTGAGTCCTTCGACGCCGTCGACATCATCCGCACCAAGCGCGACCGGGGAGAGCTGTCCACCGACGAGATCGCCTGGGTGGTGGACGCCTACACCCGCGAGGTCGTCGCCGACGAGCAGATGGCGTCCCTGGCCATGGCGATCCTGCTCAACGGTATGACCCGCCGGGAGATCTCCGACTGGACCGCGGCGATGATCGCCAGCGGCGAGCGGATGGACTTCTCCTCCCTGTCCCGGCCCACGGCCGACAAGCACTCCACCGGAGGCGTCGGCGACAAGATCACGCTGCCCCTCGCGCCGCTCGTCGCCGCCTGCGGGGTCGCGGTGCCGCAGCTGTCCGGTCGAGGACTGGGTCACACCGGCGGCACCCTGGACAAGCTGGAGGCCGTCCCCGGCTGGCGGGCGGCGCTGTCCAACGAGGAGATTCTCGCCCAGCTCGAGGACGTCGGCGCGGTGATCTGCGCCGCCGGGTCCGGCCTGGCGCCGGCCGACAAACGGCTCTACTCGCTGCGGGACGTGACCGGCACGGTCGAGGCGATCCCGCTCATCGCCTCCTCCATCATGAGCAAGAAGATCGCCGAGGGCACCGGCGCGCTCGTGCTCGACGTCAAGGTCGGCTCGGGCGCGTTCATGAAGACCGAGTCCGACGCCCGCGAGCTGGCGCAGACGATGGTGGCGCTCGGCACCGACGCCGGGGTGCGCACGGTGGCGCTCCTCACCGACATGTCCACGCCGCTCGGGCGGACCGCCGGCAACGGGCTCGAGGTGCGCGAGTCGGTCGAGGTGCTCGCCGGCGGCGGTCCTGCGGACGTCGTCGAGCTCACGCTCGCGCTGGCCCGGGAGATGGTGGCCGGCGCCGGCGTCACCGACGTGGACCCGGCCGACGCACTCGCCGACGGTCGTGCGATGGACGTGTGGCGCCGGATGATCTCCGCACAGGGAGGCGACCCGGACGCGCCGCTGCCGACGGCGAAGGAGACCCACGTCGTCACGGCCGATGCCGACGGCGTCCTCACCCGCCTCGACGCCTTCTCCGTGGGCGTCGCCGCCTGGCGCCTCGGCGCCGGGCGCGCCCGCAAGGAGGACCCGGTGCAGGCCGCCGCCGGCGTCGAGCTGCACGCCAAGCCGGGCGAGAGGGTCAGGGGCGGCCAGCCCTTGGTGACCCTGCACACGGACACCCCCCAGCGGTTCGCCCGGGCCGTCGAGGCGCTGGAGGGCGCCTGGGACATCGGCTCTCGCGGCACCGCTGACGGGCGTCGCGACATCGTCATCGACCGGATCGCCTGA
- a CDS encoding ABC transporter ATP-binding protein, translating to MKLELQGITKVFGSLVANDHIDLVVEPGEIHALLGENGAGKSTLMNVLYGLYDPDDGQILVDGEPVRFKGPGDAVAAGIGMVHQHFMLVPVFTVAESVALGYEPAGPGGVLRLDEARRRVTEISDRFGFHVDPDAVVEDLPVGVQQRVEIIKALSRDAHVLILDEPTAVLTPQETDELIGIMGELKAAGTSIVFITHKLREVRAVADRITVIRRGKVVGEASPSSTETELASLMVGRSVSLTVDKPPADPGEAAFQVRDLSVVSGNGTVLVDDISFDVRAGEILCIAGVQGNGQTELAEVILGLEEADAGTMTLGEEDLLVRSVKKRLHSGLGFVPEDRSTDGVVPSFSIAENLVLDVYDTAPFARGVSMDPATVTANAEHRTEEFDVRLTSVQDPISTLSGGNAQKVVLAREMSRPLRLLVASQPTRGLDVGSIEFVHKRMVAERDNGTPVLIVSTELDEVMALADRVAVMYRGRIVGILDAVEEDGTPVSRDVLGLMMAGVPVDEAQRQASEHRSALARADLDGDGIPDVQQQSREEQE from the coding sequence ATGAAGCTCGAGCTGCAGGGAATCACCAAGGTCTTCGGCTCTCTGGTGGCCAACGACCACATCGACCTCGTCGTCGAGCCAGGAGAGATCCACGCCCTCCTGGGCGAGAACGGCGCCGGCAAGTCGACGCTGATGAACGTCCTCTACGGGCTGTACGACCCGGACGACGGACAGATCCTCGTCGACGGGGAACCGGTGCGCTTCAAGGGCCCGGGCGACGCGGTCGCCGCCGGCATCGGCATGGTCCACCAGCACTTCATGCTGGTGCCGGTCTTCACCGTGGCCGAGTCGGTGGCGCTGGGCTACGAGCCGGCCGGTCCGGGCGGGGTGCTCCGCCTGGACGAGGCACGCCGCCGGGTGACGGAGATCTCCGACCGGTTCGGCTTCCACGTGGACCCGGACGCGGTCGTCGAGGACCTCCCGGTGGGCGTCCAGCAGCGCGTCGAGATCATCAAGGCGCTCTCCCGGGACGCCCATGTGCTCATCCTCGACGAGCCCACCGCGGTGCTGACCCCCCAGGAGACCGACGAGCTGATCGGCATCATGGGCGAGCTCAAGGCGGCCGGCACCTCGATCGTCTTCATCACCCACAAGCTGCGCGAGGTGCGCGCGGTGGCCGACCGGATCACGGTCATCAGGCGCGGCAAGGTGGTCGGCGAGGCCAGCCCGAGCTCGACCGAGACCGAGCTCGCCTCGCTCATGGTCGGGCGCTCGGTCAGTCTCACCGTCGACAAGCCCCCCGCCGACCCGGGGGAGGCCGCGTTCCAGGTCAGGGACCTCAGCGTCGTCTCCGGCAACGGCACGGTCCTGGTCGACGACATCTCCTTCGACGTGCGCGCCGGGGAGATCCTGTGCATCGCCGGCGTCCAGGGCAACGGACAGACCGAGCTGGCCGAGGTCATCCTCGGGCTCGAGGAGGCCGACGCTGGCACGATGACGCTGGGTGAGGAGGACCTGCTGGTGCGCAGCGTCAAGAAGCGCCTGCACTCGGGGCTGGGCTTCGTCCCCGAGGACCGCTCGACGGACGGCGTGGTGCCCAGCTTCAGCATCGCCGAGAACCTCGTCCTGGACGTCTACGACACGGCGCCGTTCGCGCGGGGGGTGTCGATGGACCCGGCGACGGTCACGGCCAACGCCGAGCACCGCACGGAGGAGTTCGACGTGCGTCTCACCTCGGTCCAGGACCCGATCTCCACCCTCTCGGGCGGCAACGCGCAGAAGGTCGTGCTGGCCCGGGAGATGTCCCGTCCGCTGCGCCTGCTCGTCGCCTCCCAGCCCACCCGGGGCCTCGACGTGGGTTCCATCGAGTTCGTGCACAAGCGGATGGTCGCCGAGCGCGACAACGGCACCCCGGTGCTCATCGTCTCCACCGAGCTCGACGAGGTGATGGCCCTGGCCGACCGGGTCGCCGTCATGTACCGAGGGCGCATCGTCGGCATCCTGGACGCCGTCGAGGAGGACGGCACGCCGGTGAGCCGGGACGTCCTGGGCCTGATGATGGCCGGCGTGCCCGTGGACGAGGCCCAGCGGCAGGCCAGCGAGCACCGGTCGGCGCTGGCGAGGGCCGACCTGGACGGGGACGGCATACCCGACGTCCAGCAGCAGAGCAGGGAGGAGCAGGAGTGA
- a CDS encoding ABC transporter permease codes for MSTATRSQQPATPPTPPAEAGDVTRARPRGSIKTAVVYALAALVTLLAWVLNVPADARTNFQFGAGTDLFRIPNAPVPSLVSLLVLVLVMVAGLVLAVLRYRQGRPVPAWVHIVVGAAFVLAFLTYVGAGKSTVIPMVSLLAGALALSVPLVFGAMSGVICERSGIINIAIEGQLLFGAFGAAVVASAAGSGYAGLLAAPVAGALVGAALAWFSVSFRVNQIIVGVVLNTLIIGLTGFLFATLLSDNKALWNSRMPLPRLPIPGLAQIPVIGPVLFNQTILIYLMYVIVALLQFMLFRSRWGLRTRAVGEHPKAADTVGIKVNPRRVWNTILGGAVAGLGGAFFTVGSGLAFGREMSAGQGYIALAAMILGKWNPKGAVAAALLFGFSKNLGNVLSTIGSGVPSEILLMLPYVITIFAVAGFVGRVRPPAAEGIPYTKS; via the coding sequence ATGAGCACCGCCACCCGATCCCAGCAGCCCGCGACGCCGCCCACGCCCCCGGCCGAGGCCGGCGACGTCACCCGCGCCCGACCGCGGGGGAGCATCAAGACGGCGGTGGTCTACGCCCTGGCGGCGCTGGTGACGCTGCTGGCCTGGGTGCTCAACGTCCCCGCCGACGCGCGCACCAACTTCCAGTTCGGTGCGGGCACGGACCTGTTCCGGATCCCCAACGCTCCGGTCCCCTCGCTCGTCTCGCTGCTCGTGCTCGTCCTGGTCATGGTCGCCGGCCTGGTCCTGGCCGTCCTGCGCTACCGGCAGGGACGCCCCGTGCCCGCCTGGGTGCACATCGTGGTCGGGGCAGCCTTCGTGCTCGCCTTCCTCACCTATGTCGGGGCCGGGAAGTCGACCGTCATCCCGATGGTCTCCCTCCTGGCCGGCGCCCTGGCGCTCTCGGTGCCGCTGGTCTTCGGGGCGATGTCCGGCGTCATCTGCGAGCGCTCTGGCATCATCAACATCGCGATCGAGGGCCAGCTGCTCTTCGGCGCCTTCGGGGCAGCGGTGGTCGCCTCCGCCGCCGGGTCGGGGTATGCCGGCCTGCTCGCCGCGCCCGTCGCCGGCGCCCTCGTCGGCGCTGCCCTGGCGTGGTTCTCGGTGAGCTTCCGGGTCAACCAGATCATCGTCGGGGTCGTCCTCAACACCCTCATCATCGGCCTGACCGGCTTCCTGTTCGCCACGCTCCTGTCGGACAACAAGGCGCTGTGGAACTCCCGCATGCCGCTGCCCAGGCTGCCGATCCCCGGCCTGGCGCAGATCCCGGTGATCGGCCCGGTGCTGTTCAACCAGACGATCCTGATCTACCTGATGTACGTCATCGTCGCGCTCCTGCAGTTCATGCTCTTCCGCAGCCGCTGGGGACTGCGCACCAGGGCGGTCGGCGAGCATCCCAAGGCGGCGGACACGGTGGGCATCAAGGTCAACCCGCGCCGGGTCTGGAACACGATCCTCGGCGGCGCGGTCGCCGGCCTGGGCGGCGCGTTCTTCACCGTCGGGTCGGGGCTGGCCTTCGGCCGGGAGATGTCGGCCGGCCAGGGCTACATCGCCCTGGCGGCGATGATCCTGGGCAAGTGGAACCCCAAGGGCGCGGTCGCCGCGGCCCTGCTGTTCGGCTTCTCCAAGAACCTGGGCAACGTGCTGTCGACCATCGGCAGCGGCGTCCCCTCGGAGATCCTGCTCATGCTGCCCTACGTCATCACGATCTTCGCCGTCGCCGGCTTCGTCGGGCGGGTGCGCCCGCCGGCGGCGGAGGGGATCCCCTACACCAAGAGCTGA
- a CDS encoding cytidine deaminase yields MSHEVDWDALRGAAVGVMRRAYAPYSRFPVGAAALVDDGRVVLGCNVENAGYGVTLCAECGMVSDLVAGGGGRLVAVVCVGGQEQLLMPCGRCRQLIWEHGGAACLLQTPEGVLAMDEVLPQAFGAEDLDV; encoded by the coding sequence GTGAGCCACGAGGTCGACTGGGACGCCCTGCGCGGGGCCGCGGTCGGGGTCATGCGCCGTGCCTACGCGCCCTACTCGCGCTTCCCGGTGGGCGCCGCCGCGCTCGTCGACGACGGCCGCGTGGTGCTCGGGTGCAACGTGGAGAACGCCGGCTACGGCGTCACGCTGTGCGCCGAGTGCGGCATGGTCTCCGACCTGGTCGCCGGCGGTGGTGGGCGGCTGGTCGCCGTGGTCTGCGTCGGCGGGCAGGAGCAGCTGCTCATGCCGTGCGGGCGGTGCCGCCAGCTCATCTGGGAGCACGGGGGAGCGGCGTGCCTGCTGCAGACGCCGGAGGGCGTGCTGGCGATGGACGAGGTGCTGCCCCAGGCGTTCGGCGCCGAGGACCTCGACGTCTGA
- a CDS encoding aldehyde dehydrogenase family protein — protein MPTFEYAPAPESRAVLDLASSYGLFINGEFTPSTGGASFKTVSPATEEVLAEVSEASEADVEAAVAAARTAYTRVWSRMSGADRGKYLFRIARILQERAREFAVLESLDNGKPIRESRDVDIPLAAAHFFYHAGWADKLDWAGLGADPQPYGVVGQVIPWNFPLLMLSWKIAPALATGNTVVLKPAETTPLTALLFAEVCQQADLPPGVVNIITGAGATGQALVGHGDVDKVAFTGSTAVGKAIARTIAGTRKKATLELGGKAANIVFDDAPLDQAVEGIVNGIFFNQGHVCCAGSRLLVQESVAEEVQERLKARLSTLRVGDPLDKNTDVGAINSRAQLDKITELAAVGEAEGAQRWSPECELPSKGFWFAPTVFTGVSQTHRIAQEEIFGPVLSVLTFRTPGEAVAKANNTPYGLSAGIWTDKGSRILWMADQLKAGVVWANTFNKFDPTSPFGGYKESGYGREGGRHGLQGYVRTGA, from the coding sequence ATGCCCACCTTCGAGTACGCCCCCGCGCCGGAGTCCCGCGCGGTCCTCGACCTCGCCTCCTCCTACGGACTGTTCATCAACGGCGAGTTCACCCCGTCCACGGGCGGCGCCAGCTTCAAGACGGTCAGCCCGGCCACCGAGGAGGTCCTCGCCGAGGTCTCCGAGGCGAGCGAGGCCGACGTCGAGGCGGCCGTGGCCGCCGCGCGCACGGCATACACCCGCGTCTGGTCCAGGATGTCCGGCGCCGACCGGGGCAAGTACCTCTTCCGCATCGCCCGGATCCTGCAGGAGCGCGCGCGCGAGTTCGCGGTGCTGGAGAGCCTGGACAACGGCAAGCCGATCCGTGAGTCGCGCGACGTCGACATCCCGCTGGCGGCGGCGCACTTCTTCTACCACGCCGGCTGGGCCGACAAGCTCGACTGGGCCGGCCTGGGCGCCGACCCGCAGCCCTACGGCGTCGTCGGCCAGGTCATCCCGTGGAACTTCCCGCTGCTGATGCTCTCCTGGAAGATCGCCCCCGCCCTGGCGACCGGCAACACGGTCGTGCTCAAGCCGGCCGAGACGACGCCGCTGACCGCGCTGCTCTTCGCCGAGGTCTGCCAGCAGGCCGACCTGCCGCCGGGCGTGGTCAACATCATCACCGGCGCCGGCGCCACCGGCCAGGCGCTCGTGGGCCACGGCGACGTGGACAAGGTCGCCTTCACCGGCTCGACCGCGGTCGGCAAGGCGATCGCCCGGACCATCGCCGGCACCCGCAAGAAAGCCACCCTGGAGCTGGGCGGCAAGGCGGCCAACATCGTCTTCGACGACGCGCCGCTCGACCAGGCGGTCGAGGGCATCGTCAACGGCATCTTCTTCAACCAGGGGCACGTCTGCTGCGCCGGCTCGCGCCTGCTCGTGCAGGAGTCGGTGGCCGAGGAGGTCCAGGAACGCCTCAAGGCGCGCCTGTCGACCCTGCGCGTCGGCGACCCGCTGGACAAGAACACCGACGTCGGCGCGATCAACAGCCGCGCGCAGCTGGACAAGATCACCGAGCTGGCCGCGGTCGGAGAGGCCGAGGGGGCGCAGCGCTGGTCGCCGGAGTGCGAGCTGCCGAGCAAGGGCTTCTGGTTCGCCCCGACCGTCTTCACCGGCGTCAGCCAGACCCACCGGATCGCCCAGGAGGAGATCTTCGGGCCGGTCCTGTCGGTGCTGACCTTCCGCACCCCCGGCGAGGCGGTCGCCAAGGCCAACAACACCCCCTACGGGCTGTCCGCCGGCATCTGGACCGACAAGGGCTCGCGCATCCTGTGGATGGCCGACCAGCTCAAGGCCGGTGTCGTCTGGGCCAACACCTTCAACAAGTTCGACCCGACCAGCCCCTTCGGCGGCTACAAGGAGTCGGGCTACGGCCGCGAGGGCGGCCGCCACGGACTGCAGGGCTACGTCAGGACGGGAGCGTGA